GTCATTGACCCAACTTCACGATCGAGGACGATCAGACGACAGGTTTGTGCATCGACACCGGTCGAGAGAAGCCGTGAAGTTGTCACGATCACCGGATAGGGCGCTTCCGGGTCGATAAAGTTACCAAGTTGGTCAAGGCCTTCTTTGTCATTGCCGGTGATACGCATGACGTAGCGATGGTTTTGTGCCACCAGATCGGCGTTTTCATTGATGAGCGCCTGCCGCATCCGCGCCGCGTGTTCCTGATCCACACAAAAGACAATCGTCTTGGCCATCCGATCGCCGTTCTGCTTTAGAAACTCCGAAACCTTCTGCGCGACCAGCTTGGTGCGATCGTCCAAAACCAGTGTGCGGTCGAAATCCTTGATGTTGTAGATGCGGTCCTCGACCTCTTCGCCGTCGCGGTCGAGTTGCCCCTGTACTGGACGATAGCCCTGAATATCGCGGTCAATGTGAACCTTGATCACCTTGTAGGGCGCCAGAAACCCGTCACGAATGCCTTGCTTCAACGAATAGCTGTAAACTGGCGTACCGAAGTAATCGATGTTCGACGCATACTCGGTCTCTTTGGGCGTGGCGGTCAAACCGATCTGGGTCGCTGAAGTGAAATGGTCGAGGATTTCCCGCCAGGCGGAATCGTCAGCGGCACTGCCCCGGTGGCACTCGTCAATAACGATCAGATCGAAGAAATCTCGCGAAAACTCTTTATAGAGCTTTTGGCTTTCATCCGGACCCGTAATCGCCTGGTATAGGCCGAGATATATTTCGTAGGAGGTGTCAATCCGGCGACGCTTATCCAAAGCCAGCGTCAAATCAGTTGACGTACCATCGGTGCGTTCAATGGTTTTGGCCTGCGTCGACAGTTTGGCCATAGTGCCCGCGAAAGGTCGGAAATCATTCACCATCGTTTGGTCGATCAGTACGTTGCGATCAGCCAAAAACAGGATGCGCTTCTTCTGGCCCGCCTTCCAAAGCCGCCAGATGATCTGAAAGGCCGTGTATGTCTTGCCGGTGCCGGTGGCCATTACCAACAGAACGCGATCCTGACCCTTTGCGATCGCCTCAATAGCAGAGTTCACAGCGTTTACTTGATAATAGCGCGGAGTCTTGCCGCTGCCGTCATCAAAATAATCCTGCAGGGCTACGGTAGAAGCATCGTCAGACAAGCCCTTCCACTGGCAATATCGTGCCCAGAGCTCCGCAGGCGATGGAAACTGGTCCAGCGATAGCGT
This genomic interval from Paracoccaceae bacterium contains the following:
- a CDS encoding DEAD/DEAH box helicase family protein, yielding MDKRSLSERDICTKYITPALRQAGWDELNQIREEVSFTKGRIIVRGKLVSRGKGKRADYILSVKPNIPIAIIEAKENTQAIGAGLQQGLEYAETLGIPFVFSSNGDGFILHDRTGMSPTPEVTLSLDQFPSPAELWARYCQWKGLSDDASTVALQDYFDDGSGKTPRYYQVNAVNSAIEAIAKGQDRVLLVMATGTGKTYTAFQIIWRLWKAGQKKRILFLADRNVLIDQTMVNDFRPFAGTMAKLSTQAKTIERTDGTSTDLTLALDKRRRIDTSYEIYLGLYQAITGPDESQKLYKEFSRDFFDLIVIDECHRGSAADDSAWREILDHFTSATQIGLTATPKETEYASNIDYFGTPVYSYSLKQGIRDGFLAPYKVIKVHIDRDIQGYRPVQGQLDRDGEEVEDRIYNIKDFDRTLVLDDRTKLVAQKVSEFLKQNGDRMAKTIVFCVDQEHAARMRQALINENADLVAQNHRYVMRITGNDKEGLDQLGNFIDPEAPYPVIVTTSRLLSTGVDAQTCRLIVLDREVGSMTEFKQIVGRGTRVHEDTQKLFFTVMDFRGSTSHFADPEFDGEPVQIYQPGPEDPITPPDDAPQTDDEGAPLSPEPGDDETVLIDPVDPLDPLGGNTGGGPIRKVYVDGVGAVIVAERVEYLDENGKLVTESLRDYTRKALKRQYASLDDFLKRWKGEGRKQAVFEELAAEGLPLDVIAAELGKDLDPFDLICHIAFDAKPLTRRERAESVKKRDVFTKYGPQAKAVLEALLEKYADEGVMNLDDLGVLKIAPFSGMGSVVELVRAFGGKPGFEKAVHDLQSAIYEESA